A window of Vidua macroura isolate BioBank_ID:100142 chromosome 22, ASM2450914v1, whole genome shotgun sequence contains these coding sequences:
- the RBM7 gene encoding RNA-binding protein 7, producing MGAAAAEANRTLFVGNLDPKVTEELIFELFHQAGPVITVKIPKDRDGRPKQFAFVNFKHEESVPYGLRLLNGIRLYGRPMRIQFRSGSSHAAQDINPSCSQLGAAGTNPPGMPHPASNCSRYERVPDGLAAPGHPPSLQRQAVMNSAARQQPHFGGKYEQPGFAPPGYPHSFHGPPGSPGPRRPEGPAPRKARLGAHPYGPDSRHFGRERFGDCGPDYGRGKRDEYGFEERGHEAEHHYRGGREEHYEDRHRDSWSYEHRRESYREPRWHSARH from the exons ATGGGGGCAGCGGCTGCCGAGGCGAACCGGACGCTGTTCGTGGGGAACCTGGACCCCAAGGTCACCGAGGAGCTCATCTTCGAGCTCTTCCACCAG GCGGGCCCCGTGATCACCGTGAAGATCCCCAAGGACCGGGATGGGCGGCCCAAGCAGTTCGCCTTCGTCAATTTCAAGCACGAGGAGTCGGTGCCGTACGGGCTGCGGCTGCTCAACGGGATCAGGCTGTACGGGCGGCCCATGCGCATCCAGTTCCGATCAG ggagcagccacGCAGCCCAGGATATCAATCCATCCTGTTCCCAGCTCGGAGCTGCTGGCACCAACCCTCCTGGGATGCCTCATCCAGCATCCAACTGCAGCAG GTATGAGAGGGTTCCGGATGGCCTGGCCGCACCGGGGCACCCGCCGAGCCTGCAGAGACAAGCGGTG ATGAACAGCGCGGCTCGGCAGCAGCCCCACTTCGGGGGGAAATACGAGCAGCCCGGCTTTGCCCCTCCCGGCTACCCCCACTCCTTCCACGGCCCGCCGGGCtccccggggccgcggcggccgGAGGGGCCGGCGCCGCGCAAGGCCCGGCTGGGCGCCCACCCCTACGGCCCGGACAGCCGCCACTTCGGCCGCGAGCGCTTCGGCGACTGCGGCCCCGACTACGGGCGCGGCAAGCGCGACGAGTACGGCTTCGAGGAGAGGGGCCACGAGGCCGAGCACCACTACCGGGGCGGGCGCGAGGAGCACTACGAGGACAGGCACCGCGACAGCTGGAGCTACGAGCACCGCAGGGAGAGCTACCGAGAGCCCCGGTGGCACTCGGCGCGGCATTGA
- the REXO2 gene encoding oligoribonuclease, mitochondrial, translating to MLGGGRAGLGRLRICAGRLWLGRRRAAAMAGGDMGQRMVWVDLEMTGLDVEKDQILEMACLITDCDLNVLAEGPNLIINQPDELLESMSEWCKEHHGKSGLTKAVKESKISLQQAEYEFLSFVRQQTPPGLCPLAGNSVHADKKFLDKYMPQFMRHLHYRIIDVSTVKELCRRWYPEEYEFAPKKAASHRALDDIRESIKELQFYRDHIFKRKTDEKKRKLIENGESDKAAS from the exons ATGCtgggcggcggccgcgccggcCTGGGCCGCCTGCGGATCTGCGCCGGGCGGTTGTGGCTGGGCCGGCGGAGGGCAGCGGCCATGGCCGGCGGCGACATGGGGCAGCGCATGGTCTGGGTGGACCTGGAG ATGACGGGCCTGGACGTGGAGAAGGACCAGATCCTGGAGATGGCGTGTCTGATCACCGACTGCGACCTCAACGTGCTGGCCGAG GGCCCGAACCTGATTATCAACCAGCCCGACGAGCTGCTGGAGAGCATGTCCGAGTGGTGCAAGGAGCATCACGGGAAG TCTGGCCTCACTAAGGCTGTGAAGGAGAGTAAAAtctctctgcagcaggcagagtACGAGTTCCTGTCCTTCGTGCGGCAGCAGACAcccccagggctctgtcctCTCGCAG GTAACTCTGTTCATGCAGATAAGAAATTCCTTGACAAATACATGCCGCAGTTCATGAGGCACCTTCATTACAGGATCATTGATGTGAGCACTGTCAAGGAACTTTGCAG GCGCTGGTATCCAGAGGAATACGAGTTTGCACCAAAGAAGGCGGCTTCTCACAG AGCACTTGATGACATCAGGGAAAGCATCAAAGAACTCCAGTTCTACAGAGACCACATCTTCAAGAGGAAAACGgatgagaagaaaaggaaactgaTTGAGAACGGGGAAAGTGATAAAGCTGCCAGCTGA